The genome window ATCAAAAATGCTAAAAGGCTTTGAGGTAAAAAATAAAATCATCAACAGTAAAGTAAAGGAACTTCCAGACCAAAACGATTATTCCTGTTTTGTTGCGATGGTAGAAACCTTAAAAAACCGTATCAATGACGAAAAACTGCATTTGGATAACATCGGTTTGGTTATTATCGATGAGGCACATTATAATTCTTTCCGAAAATTATTAAAATCATTCAAAAATGCATTCATCCTTGGAGTAACGGCAACTCCATTGAGTTCCAATATAAAACTGCCAATGCACCAGAGCTATGATGAACTGATCGTGGGAGATACCATCAGCTCATTAATCGACAATGGTTTCTTGGCAAGAGCAATAACTTACAGCTATGACGTTGGGCTAACATCGCTAAAAGTAGGTATCAACGGAGATTACACCGTAAAATCCTCAGACGATTTATATACAAACATGGCCATGCAGGAAAAATTACTGCATGCCTACACCGAAAAATCATTGGGCAAAAAGACTCTGATTTTCAATAACGGAATCAACACCTCCTTATATGTTTATGAAACGTTCAGGGAAGCAGGCTACGGCATCCGCCACTTGGACAACACCAGCAGTAACGAAGAACGAAAAGAAATCCTTCATTGGTTCAAACATACACCGGATGCAATTTTAACCTCTGTCGGAATCCTTACAACGGGTTTTGACGAGCCTACTGTTGAAACCATCATTTTGAACAGAGCTACCAAATCATTAACGCTTTATTTCCAGATGATTGGTCGTGGTTCCCGAAAATTACCTGGAAAAGATGAATTTACCGTGATTGATTTAGGAAATAACGCCGCCCGTTTCGGTCTATGGAGCGATCCTGTAAACTGGCAGCATATCTTTAAATCACCTGAATTTTACCTGGAGAATTTAAGAGACGACAGCGAAATCGAACTGCATTTCAAATATGCAATGCCTCCTGAATTGCGGGCCAAATTCAGCAAAACTGCCGATGTAACTTTTGATGTAGATGAAGAACACAAACTAGCTATAGCTCAGAACTTAAGATCAAAGGTAGTTTTAGACAAATCAATTGATCAGCACGCAGCAATGTGTGTCGATAATACTGAAGAACTGCAGGAAGCCAAAGCGCTTTCAAAAGAATTGGAGGCAGATATTGAAGACCGCGTTAAACGTTTCTCAAAATGTCTCAGCCAATGCAGTAAAAATTACAGAGAATGGCTGTTAGATGATTACAAACAGAAACTTCTGTTGCTGATAGGTAAAAAATACCGTGAAAAGGTAATGAACGAACTAGATTAATATAGTATCAGATATAAGCAATAAAACCAAACGTCAACGCTCC of Flavobacterium marginilacus contains these proteins:
- a CDS encoding DEAD/DEAH box helicase; amino-acid sequence: MHQENLEIEIESRKELYAYQQGDIDAIFDRIDNAPAQHHLLYQLPTGGGKTVIFSEIVRRYLSQHDKKVVVLTHRIELCKQTSKMLKGFEVKNKIINSKVKELPDQNDYSCFVAMVETLKNRINDEKLHLDNIGLVIIDEAHYNSFRKLLKSFKNAFILGVTATPLSSNIKLPMHQSYDELIVGDTISSLIDNGFLARAITYSYDVGLTSLKVGINGDYTVKSSDDLYTNMAMQEKLLHAYTEKSLGKKTLIFNNGINTSLYVYETFREAGYGIRHLDNTSSNEERKEILHWFKHTPDAILTSVGILTTGFDEPTVETIILNRATKSLTLYFQMIGRGSRKLPGKDEFTVIDLGNNAARFGLWSDPVNWQHIFKSPEFYLENLRDDSEIELHFKYAMPPELRAKFSKTADVTFDVDEEHKLAIAQNLRSKVVLDKSIDQHAAMCVDNTEELQEAKALSKELEADIEDRVKRFSKCLSQCSKNYREWLLDDYKQKLLLLIGKKYREKVMNELD